In Myxococcus virescens, the genomic stretch ACCACCGGAACGCCGGAGTCTCCAGACTCCCGCACCTTCAGGTCCAGCGGGATTTCACCGAGGAATGGAATCCCGAACATCTGCGCGGCCTTACGGCCGCCGCCGTGGTTGAAGATGGCCGTGGTGTGCGAGCAGTTCGGGCAGACGAACTGGCTCATGTTCTCCACGATGCCCAGCACGGGGATGTGGACCTTGTCGAACATCTGCTTGGCGCGAACCACGTCCGCGAGCGCCACGTCCTGCGGCGTGGTGACGAGCACGGCGCCTGCGGCCCGGACGGACTGGGACAGCGTGAGGGCCACGTCACCGGTGCCGGGCGGCAGGTCGAGGACGAGGTAGTCGAGCTCGCCCCAGTTCACGTCCCGGACGAGCTGCATCAGCGCGCCGTGGAGCATGGGGCCGCGCCAGATGAGCGCCTGGTCGGCCTCCACGAGGAAGCCGATGGACATGACCTTGAGGCCGTGGGCCTCGAGCGGGTTGAGCGACTTGCCGTCCGGGCTGACGGGGCGCTTGTCGCCCAGGCCGGTCATCAGGGGGACGGACGGGCCGTAGAAGTCCGCGTCGAGCAGGCCCACCTTGGCGCCGTGCTGGGCCAGGGCCGTGGCGAGGTTGAGGGCGACGGTGGACTTGCCCACCCCGCCCTTCCCCGCGCCGACGAGGATGATGTTCTTCACCTGGGGGAGCAGCGCGCCAGCGGGCATGCCCCCGCCGGCCGGCCGGACCCGGGCGCCCCACTCGATGTCGAAGGACTTGAGGCCGGGGACGGCCTTGAGGGCGGCCTCGGAGTCGGCCTGGATCTTCCCCTTCATGGGGCAGGCAGGCGTGGTGAGCTCAATCTTGAGTTTCGCGGTGTCCCCACTGACGTGGATGTCCTTCACCATTCCCGCCTTCACGAGATCGATGTGAAGCTCGGGATCCATCACCTTCGACATCGCAGCGAGGATGTCGGCCTGGGTAACGCTCATCAGGACACCTGAAACCTTTGGAAAACGGGCGGTTGTCAGCCGCCAACGGGCGCGGAATCTGCCAGCCCAGGGGGGGCTGTCAACGTCGTTTAACGGGGCTGTACGCCCAGCGCACCCTGTAGGTCCCAGGCTCGGCCGCCTACTGTCGGCCCGCTGAACGGGCCTATCAGGAGCGCTGGTGTGGGCCCAACGGCCGGAGGGACGTGGGCCCGGTGCGTTACTCAATTTAACAAAGACCTCATGCTCATCGCGCCCGCTCTTTGCGTCCACTCAAGGTTCGCCCCCCCAAATATCGAGGCTACGAATCGTCCGTGACGCAGTTGTTCCCTATCTGCCATGGGGTGATCTGCCCCGTTCTTCGGGCCACGAGTTACGAGAGCCCTGCGGCGCTGCTGATACCGTGCTTGGGGAATGATGCAGCAGGGGCGGTATGGGTACGGCAAGCTCCGGCCTCCGCGGGCGTCTTGTATCCCAGACGGCTGTGCGGACGATTCTCGTTGTAGTCGCGCCGCCACTCCTCGATGAGGACGACAGCCTCCCTCCTGGTGGCGAACCACTCCGCTGACAAGCACCCGTTGCGGAAGCGACCGTTGAAGCTCTCGTTGGTGCCGTGCTGCCAG encodes the following:
- the apbC gene encoding iron-sulfur cluster carrier protein ApbC, with protein sequence MSVTQADILAAMSKVMDPELHIDLVKAGMVKDIHVSGDTAKLKIELTTPACPMKGKIQADSEAALKAVPGLKSFDIEWGARVRPAGGGMPAGALLPQVKNIILVGAGKGGVGKSTVALNLATALAQHGAKVGLLDADFYGPSVPLMTGLGDKRPVSPDGKSLNPLEAHGLKVMSIGFLVEADQALIWRGPMLHGALMQLVRDVNWGELDYLVLDLPPGTGDVALTLSQSVRAAGAVLVTTPQDVALADVVRAKQMFDKVHIPVLGIVENMSQFVCPNCSHTTAIFNHGGGRKAAQMFGIPFLGEIPLDLKVRESGDSGVPVVVGAKDSPEAKAFQEVARNVAGRVSAQSIKSVPLPVMQAR